From Alloacidobacterium dinghuense:
AGTCCGGAGTTCCCGATCGTCACAGTCGGGGGAGAGTCGCCGCTTGGCCCGCTTACCAACGAAACAGTAACGAATCATGGCCCAATCGGCAGCGTCGCTGTCGATTTCATTAAGAGCCTGCACCGGCACACGTTGAACTTCGGCTTTATGTTCGTCGAGCAGGAAGATGATCAGGCGAACTTCTTCCAATCGACTCTGAAATCCGGTGGCCAGTTTACGACGGGGCCCGATCCTAACGCCGCCACTGGTTTCACAACCGGTAATGGACTGGCTCAGCTCATGCTGGGCGTGTTGGATGGAGGCGCAACCGGAACGACGTACAATCCGGCGGTTGCCGTGCACTATTACGGCGGCTACGTACAGGATGACTGGAACGTGCTTCGCAACTTAACCCTGAATCTGGGTCTGCGGTACGAAATCCAGACAGCCCCGACGTATCGCCACAACGTCGCGTCGGTCTTCAACCCCACGGCTCTGAACCCGATCGGTACTACGATCGGACAGACATTGCCTGGTGCGCTGCAGTTCCTTTCGGATAATCAGCGCGCTTCTTACGATACAAATTTCAGCAATTGGGCTCCGCGCATCGGGTTTTCCTATCAGGCTCGCCCGAACGTGGTTGTTCGCGGCGGGTACGGAATTTTCTACCCGCCATCGATCTCATGCTGCTTCGAGGCAAGCGCATCGGGCTTTGCCAGCCAGACCAATATCCCTTACACCCTGGACGCAATCACTCCGAACCCCGCAGTGACAACGGCGAATCCATGGCCCAATGGGTTTATCCCTATCACTGGAAATTCCCTGGGTGAACTGCAACAAGTCGGCTATGGAGTTGCAAGTAACTTCAGGCAGCGGAACTCCAGCTACGTTCAGCAGTATCTATTAGGCTGGCAGTGGGCTATCACGCCAAATGATGTGCTTGACGTCAACTACGTGGGAAATCACGGCACCCATCTGCTGACATCTTCCCTCAATCGAAGCCAGTTGGACCCGAAGTATCTTCCGATGGGGCAGGCGGCCCTTAACGCTCTTGTTCCGAACCCGTTCTACGGAGCGATTGCGCCTGGAGACAGCAGCTGCGCACTGGACCAGCCAAACGTAGTGCAGTCGCAGTTGCTGCAGCCCTACTCGCAGTTCTGCGGCGTTCAGGAAAACGACGTGAACACCGGCTTCTCCAACTACAACGCTTTGCAAATGAACTTTAACCATCGCTTCAGCAAAGGCCTTACGGCGCTGGTTTCCTACACCTACTCAAAGTTCCTGGATAACGTGGAAGGAAATAACTCCTGGTCGTACTCCGGAAACCCCGGACCGGCCAACAACTACAACCTCGCAGCGGAAAAGAGCGTAGACGGCTCCGATACGCCGCACAGCCTGGTCGCAAACTACATTTATGAATTGCCGTTTGGCCGTGGAAAGGCTTTCGGTTCAAACATGAACAAAGCGGCGAACGCGGTTCTGGGCGGCTGGGAAGTTTCTCAGATTGCCACGTTCAAGCAGGGCATTCCCATCGGTGTCAGCGGTGCGGATATTGCATCCTATGGCGGCAATCCAAGGCCGGATGTCGTCGGAGACGTGCATGTCGCGCATCCGAATATTCACGAATGGTTCAATACCGGAGCGTTCGCCTACGCTCCCTATGGAACCTTTGGAACAGCTCCTCGCTTCTTCTCCTATCTTCGCGGACCCGGCTATCAGAACTGGGATACGTCGATCATGAAGAACTGGTATTTCTCGGAATCGATGCGGTTGCAGTTCCGTGCGGAGATGTTCAACACCTTCAACCATGCGCAGTTCTATGCTCCGCAGTTCGGCGGCGAAACCTACACGGGTTGCGACCCGAATGCGCAAGCAGGCTGTGCTTCCAGCTTGGGACAGATCACAAATGCCTTCCCCAGCAGAACCGTTCAATTCGCAGGAAAGTTCTACTGGTGATCGCAGATTGAGAAACCGGTTTTCATTGCCGCTATTGCTCCTGCTGGCCACGCCTTTGTTCGGGTTTGGCCAGCAGGAACAGAACGCAACGCTCGAGTCACTGCTGGCCACGGCGCAACAAGCCCAGGCTGGCAGCGACTACAAAGCCGCTGCTGACGCCTATAAACAGGCGGTAAAGATTCGCCCCGATGTTCCGGAGATGTGGGCAAACCTGGGTCTTATGGAACATGAGACCGCGGACTACACGGGTGCTATCGAGACCTTTCAGCGGGCTTATAAGCTCAAGCCGTCGTTGTATGTTCCGAACCTGTTTCTTGGAATTGATTTGACTCACGCAGGCAAGGCCAAAGAGGCCATCCCTTATCTGCTGACTGCCGAAAAAATAAATAACACGGATTCGCAACCGCATCTGGCTCTGGGCCGTGCTTATTTCTCTCTGCAGGAGTATTCACTGGCCGCGCACGAATTCGCGAATGTAACGCATCTCGATCCGAAGCAGAGCACGGCCTGGTTCTCACTCGGCATTGCGTACTTGGATCAGGTGGAGGCCGATGCGCGCATCATGTCGGAGAAGGATCAGGATTCCCCTTACGCGAAAGCCCTCTTCGCCGAATCGCTTGCAAACCAATCCCGCTACCTGGAGGCCGTGGACTTATACAAGAATGTCATCGCTTCGAACTCACAGCCGCCATGCATGCACACTCAATTAGGCCTAGTCTATGCGAAACAACACGACGATGTAGATGCCGCAAAAGAATTCGAGGCGGAAGATCAGAAGGCTTTTCCCTGCGCTCTCGCGGCATCTGGCAAACCGGCTGAGTCGCCTGAAGCAGAATACACATCAGCACGCAGTAAGTCATGCGGCAACCAGTCGGCGAGCAACTTCAAAACGAAAGACGAGACCAAACTCCAGCTACTGGCAGCTTGTTCATTCCTGGCCGGAAATTATGAGCTTTCGTCCCGTGCGGCATCCACTCTTCCGCAATCGGCTGAAGCGCTTTACTGGTCCATACAAGCGAACGAAAACCTCGCGTTTCAGGCCTTGGAACATTACGAAGAGTTGGAGCCGAATTCCGAGCGGAGTC
This genomic window contains:
- a CDS encoding TonB-dependent receptor domain-containing protein, with protein sequence MKKRKIQWMRFTALFVAFVCGIPWIHAQLAVTTATLSGTVTDASGAIVPSASVKLSSVEKGIARTQETDSSGHYSFTQLPPANYLLSIQSGGFKAYQQKGIVLDAGQSATQNVTLVPGANTEQVVVNAQASLLNTENANLSADIDAKQVVELPLNLRNVYGLATLNSSVNNTSESQMLLGGGGPSTDDADQDISFLNFAGGFFGTSAYLLDGAWDTDPEWGAVDYVPSVDAVQEFKVQNNSFTAQYGWSTGNVVNVVTKSGTNAFHGDVYEFYRNDALDANLWFNNHNNLKKGDFNRNQVGGSAGGPLYIPGLYKQREKTFIFGLFEHLSLSTPANSTFTVPDSNFLNGNFSELLGAQGGVDALGRPIYVGQIYDPRSTRTITAGQVDPKTGLVATKTGYIRDPIQNNNINSLGPLDPIGTKLVNYYPKATGSGITNNLVTTGTNPAHSNEYLIRVDHNLNNASRLYFRYSYKEEFKTGTPNYWGDNPAGPGNARPNNRWNMAAGYSQVFSPTFTMNIMSGVEVWHETSTNQSRGFKPTTLGLPAYLDANSPEFPIVTVGGESPLGPLTNETVTNHGPIGSVAVDFIKSLHRHTLNFGFMFVEQEDDQANFFQSTLKSGGQFTTGPDPNAATGFTTGNGLAQLMLGVLDGGATGTTYNPAVAVHYYGGYVQDDWNVLRNLTLNLGLRYEIQTAPTYRHNVASVFNPTALNPIGTTIGQTLPGALQFLSDNQRASYDTNFSNWAPRIGFSYQARPNVVVRGGYGIFYPPSISCCFEASASGFASQTNIPYTLDAITPNPAVTTANPWPNGFIPITGNSLGELQQVGYGVASNFRQRNSSYVQQYLLGWQWAITPNDVLDVNYVGNHGTHLLTSSLNRSQLDPKYLPMGQAALNALVPNPFYGAIAPGDSSCALDQPNVVQSQLLQPYSQFCGVQENDVNTGFSNYNALQMNFNHRFSKGLTALVSYTYSKFLDNVEGNNSWSYSGNPGPANNYNLAAEKSVDGSDTPHSLVANYIYELPFGRGKAFGSNMNKAANAVLGGWEVSQIATFKQGIPIGVSGADIASYGGNPRPDVVGDVHVAHPNIHEWFNTGAFAYAPYGTFGTAPRFFSYLRGPGYQNWDTSIMKNWYFSESMRLQFRAEMFNTFNHAQFYAPQFGGETYTGCDPNAQAGCASSLGQITNAFPSRTVQFAGKFYW
- a CDS encoding tetratricopeptide repeat protein, whose product is MRNRFSLPLLLLLATPLFGFGQQEQNATLESLLATAQQAQAGSDYKAAADAYKQAVKIRPDVPEMWANLGLMEHETADYTGAIETFQRAYKLKPSLYVPNLFLGIDLTHAGKAKEAIPYLLTAEKINNTDSQPHLALGRAYFSLQEYSLAAHEFANVTHLDPKQSTAWFSLGIAYLDQVEADARIMSEKDQDSPYAKALFAESLANQSRYLEAVDLYKNVIASNSQPPCMHTQLGLVYAKQHDDVDAAKEFEAEDQKAFPCALAASGKPAESPEAEYTSARSKSCGNQSASNFKTKDETKLQLLAACSFLAGNYELSSRAASTLPQSAEALYWSIQANENLAFQALEHYEELEPNSERSHLLLGDIYIQRERYDDAQAEYQKAIDLSPNDPGAVLGLGSAYFRNGNVSKTVETAQLALNQLPDDPEINLLMGEALMARHDFTNAEPFLKKALQAKPQMLPHVHALLGRAYAAEGRVPQAIDELRLGLASDEDGSVHYQLARLYRQTGDAKDAAAAMDQMKAIQQKRRENAVIAFKDSHPSTLDDEP